The genomic DNA CGTTCGGAAGCTTCCGGCCGGTTTGAACGGGGCGTTGATACGGCCAATATTACCCGGGCGTTGGACCGGGCCGCGCAATTGCTGGAAGATATGGGAGCCTGCCAAGTCTGTACCGGTATAGTAGACCAGTACCCGCAGGTCGTGCTGCCCAAGCAAGTGGTCTTTACCGCCGGACAGATTAATGCCCGTTTGGGAACGGATATTGCCAAGAAGGACATGCTGGAAATCTTAAAACGTCTGGAGTTTGAGCTTGATGCTCCCGGTTCGGCCGATGCGGTTACTGTAACCGTGCCGACCTGGCGCAGCGACATTACCAGAGCGGCAGATATTTCGGAGGAAATAGCGCGGATTTACGGCTACGATAGGATTCCCTCGACTACTCCGCACGGCAATATGGTCCGGGGCGGCCAGAGCTATCTGCAGACCATTGCCGATAAAGTAAAGACTACTTTGTCCGGTAGCGGCTTCTCCGAGATTGTTGCGTTTAGTTTCACACATCCGGGAACGCTGGATAAGCTGAATATCCCCGCTGATAGTACTCTGCGCAAAACAATCGCCATAGTAAACCCGATTACCGATGATTTCCCGCTGCTGCGGACCACTTTGTTGGGCAGCATGCTGGAAACGGTGGCCCGTAATTTATCCCGCAAAAATGAGGATTTGCACCTATATGAACTGGGGGCGGTCTATTTGCCGGAAACCCTGCCGCCGACGGCTGGCTCTCTACCGCAGGAACCGTTGATGCTATGCGGCGCTCTGGTGGGAAATCGCCAGGAGATGACCTGGAATGTAAAGAAAGAGCCGGTTGATTTTTATGACGCTAAGGGGGCCGTGGAGGTATTGCTGGATTCTATGGGAATCGAGAACTATACTATACAGGCCGGCGAACATCCTTCCTTCCATCCGGGAAAAACGGCAATCGTTGTTAAAGACGATACGGTGCTGGGAACGATTGGCGAAGTGCATCCCCAGGTGCTGGATGGTTTTGATATTAACCGTAAGGTATACGCTTTTGAATTGAATGTGGCGGCTATTGCCGACAAGGCTGAACTCTTGAACAAATACCGTTCACTGCCTAAGTTCCCGGCGATCAACCGGGATATCGCCGTCGTTCTGCCGGCGGAAATCCCGGTTGACGAGGTATACCGGACGATTAGCGATACGGCAGGCGCTCTGCTTACCGGTTTGAAACTGTTCGACGTGTATACCGGCGAACAGGTGGCTGCCGGCTTGCGCAGCCTGGCCTTTTCCCTAACCTTCCGGTCGGCGGAAAAGACGCTTACCGATGAAGAAGTGGAAGGGCCTTACAAAAAGGTTATTGCTGCGCTGGAAAATACGCTGCAGGCAAAAATCCGGAGTTAACTAAATTATTAGGAAAATAAAGCAAGAAAGATCTGGTCAGCCGGCCCGATCTTTCTTGTTTTGCTTTTTTCCGGCAGGATTTAGCTCCTGCAGGTAGAATCTATCATAACAAAGTATTTATGTGAATTTCCTGAAAGCGGGTCTGTTGCGCTTAGTCGGTGTATATACTATGTAGTTGAAGAACAAACAAGGTAGTTGGTGAAAGAAGCATGAATGATAAAAAATGTAAGGTTACAGTTGAAATATTTGGCGAGTCGTATCCACTTAAGGGCGATGCCAATATGGAGCACATTATAAGAACCGCAGCTCTGGTCGATGAACGTATGCGCAAGGTCGCGCGAACCAATGCCCGTTTATCACCGGCGAAGATTGCCGTGCTGGCGGCACTTAATCTGGCGGATGAATTCATTCGGCTGGAGACAGATTATCAGGAACTGCTGGAGCTGCTGGATAAGAAATAATATCTGATCACCGGAGTTGTCTAATACTAGCCGGTATAAGCCTCCTTTTATCTGCGAATAATAGCGATAAAAGGGGTGATAGTGTGTTTGGTCTTGGTGAGGCAGCTTCGCTAGGTGAACTTGGACGGGTTTTTTTACATATTATTCTTTTCTGTACGGCGGCGCTGATTGTGGTGCGCATTATGGGAAACCGTACGGTAGGGCAGCTTTCTCCTTTTGATTTTGTGATCATGGTAGGCATCGGCGACATTATAGTCAGCGCTGCCATGGATAAAACGCAAACCCTGCTGACTGGGGTGGAAGCACTGCTGGCCCTCCTGCTTTTGCAGCAGGTGCTGTCTTACCTGTCGTTAAAGAGTACGCGCCTAAGAACCTGGTTTGAGGGAACGCCGGTGACTTTGATTAAGGACGGGAAAATTATTAAAGAAAACTTTGCCAACACCTATTTTAACTATGACGATTTGCGTCAGGAACTGCATCGGCAGGGCATGGATATTACCGATCTGAAGGATATTAAAACAGGCCGTCTGGAAAGCTGCGGCGTGTTTTCGGTCATAAAAAATCCCGAGGCCGAGCCGGTGTGCCGGCGGGATTTTGATGATTATATTGCCAGTATGTTCGATAATCCGCTAAGTCCTATGGGTGCTCAAATGGTAAAACTGGAAAAGCTGGTGGAGGATGTGAGCTATATTAGGGAATACCTGCAGCAGCCTCCGGGCCGGTATGATGCGCCGGATTCTCAGCAGCCGTTAACGGAAAAAGAAATTCATTGAAAAAAGGAGGGGTAACCCCTTCTTTTTTCAATGAATAGCTGGTAAGGTATATACAGATGGAAACTGTTTTTTATTTACCATAGCGGGGCAGGTGGTTTAATGAAGGTATTGCTTGTTTTTGTCGACGGAATCGGTTTGGGAGAAAACCGGTCTGATAAAAATCCATTTGTAGCCTACCCCGTGCCCTTACTGCAAACCTTGTTCGGCGGTTCGCCAACTCTTTCGCTGGGACCGGTTCTATCGGAACATGCCTGTTTGATTCCAACGGATGCCACACTGGGCGTAGCGGGACTGCCGCAAAGCGCGACCGGTCAAACGGCACTGTTTACCGGTGTGAACGCTCCGGCTGTTATGGGCATGCATGTTCACGCCTTTCCGGGGCCGAAACTGACCGAAATCATTGCCAGACACGGCATCATGAAACGGCTGGCAAGCCATGGCTATCGGGTTACCTCGGCTAATATGTATACGCCGGACTATATGACCTTGGTGGCTAGCCGCAAACGACGTCATGCGGCGACTACGCTGACCATTCTGACCGCCGGACAGCCGCTGCGGTCACTGGAAGATTTGCTGACCGGGCGGGCTATTTATCAGGATATTACCAATGAAGCACTAATTCAGGCCGGTTGGCCTGATGTGGTGCCTCTGGCGCCTCGGCTGGCCGGACACCGGTTGGTAGAACTGGCCGATACGCAGGATTTTACTATGTTCGAGTATTTTCAAACCGATCTGTGCGGCCATAAGCAAGACTGGGTGCGGGCCGCGCAGATCATGAATATTTTGCAGAAATTCCTGGCCGGTATTTATGAAGCATTAACGCCGGACATGCTATTAGTGCTGACCAGTGATCATGGCAATTTCGAAGATTTAAGCACGAAAAGGCATACGCTGCAGCCGGTGCCGACTGTACTGATCGGCAGGCAGTGCGTCCGGCTGGCCCGGAATATACATTCTTTAGCCGATATCACACCGGCGATTATCTCGGCTTTGGAAACAGATAGAGGGAGATGAATTTTTTGGAACTTTTGGCTCCTGTGGGCAGTTACCCTGCGTTGGTAGCTGCCGTGGAAAGCGGTGCCGACGCCGTATATTTGGCGGGAAAGTCCTTTGGCGCCCGCGCTTATGCCGATAATTTTGGAGAAGAGGAGCTGGCGGCCGCAGTGCGTTTTGCCCATTTGCGCGGTGTGCTGGTTTATATAACCGTGAATACGCTGGTAGATACGGCGGAATTGGAGGAATTAGCCGTCTATCTACAGCTTTTGGACCGGCTTCAGGTGGACGCCATCATCGTCCAGGACCTGGGCGTGGCGGCTCTGGCCCGGCGGCTTATCCCCTGTGTGCCGCTGCATGCCAGTACACAGATGACGATTCATAATCTGGCCGGAGTAGAGTATCTGGCGGAACTGGGATTTTCCCGGGCCGTGCTGGCCAGGGAACTGTCTTTGGAGGAAATCAGTCATATTTGCCAGCACTCACCGATTGAGATAGAAGTATTTGTCCATGGGGCGTTATGCATTTCCTACTCAGGGCAATGTTTGATGAGCAGCATGATCGGCGGCCGCAGCGGCAACCGCGGGCGCTGTGCGCAGCCCTGCCGTCTGCCGTATACTTTGGTTGACCGGGACGGCAACAATGTTTTGGCCGATGCCGATGCCGGCGAATACCTGTTAAGTCCCAAGGATTTTAATACACTGGACGATATGCCGGATTTGATGGACGCCGGCGTAACCTCGTTTAAAATTGAGGGGCGCATGAAACGTCCGGAATATGTGGCCGTGGTAGTCGACATATACCGGCGGCGGATGCAGTCTTATCTGGAGGGCAATCCGGATGCGTCGGTGGCCGCCCTGCAGCATAAAAATCTGGCCCAAATATTTAACCGGGATTTTACCACTGCCTATTTACATAAGAAAACAGGCCGGGAGATGATGAGCCACCGGCGTCCCAACAACCGGGGTGTCCGGATCGGACGGGTGCTGGCTTATGATCTGGTCGACAAATCGGTTAGATTGAAGCTGGATGAGGAGCTTCATGTCGATGATATTATTGAATTTTGGGTCAAGGTGGGCGGGCGGGTCAATACTACCGTGACCGCTATCCACCAGGAGGGAAGCGAAGTGGCGGCAGCGCCGGCTGGTGCCGAGGTAACCGTGGCAGTGCCGTCACCGGTTAAAGCCGGTGACCGGGTATTTAAGATATTTGATGCCCGGCTGATGGAATATGCCCGCCGGTTTTTTACCGGTGCGGCGCCGGTCAGGCGTATTCCGGTAAAGGTCGTGGTGGAGGTTGCCCAGGGACGGCCGTTGGTCGTTCATATGCAAGACAGTGAGGGTTTTACCGGACAGGCTGCCACCCAGTTTATTGCCGAGACTGCCCGCAACCGGCCCCTGACAGCCGAAACGGTTGCCAAGCAAATCGAACGCCTGGGAACGACCGTGTTTGCCTTCAAACAACTTGAATGCCGGATTGACGGATCCGTCATGGTGCCCTTGAGTGAAATCAACGATGCCCGGCGACGGGCGGTCGAGGCGCTGGAAGAGGCCAGACTGGCCCGGTTCAGCCGCCCTACGGCACCCGTGTCGGCTCACTTCCCCGAACCGGCTGGCGTAAAACCTCTGACGGGCAAAAAGCCGGAGCTCGTGGTTCAAGTAGATACGCTGGAGAAAATAAAAACAGCTTTGCGGCAGGGTGCCGACCGCATTATGTTTGGCGGAGAAACGCTGAACCATCAGGCGCTCTCATCGGAAGACTACCGGAGAGCCGTTGACCTGGTTCGCTCGGCTGGTAAAAAAATTGTCTTGAGCACGCCGCGGCTGGCGAAAGAGTGGCAGATACCTAAGCTGCGGCAAGAGCTTGCCCTGTTTGAGTCGCTGGCGCCGGATGCTGTGGCTGTTGCCAACCTGGGTGTGCTGTACCTGGCCCGGGAACAGGTTTCGCTGCCGCTCCATGGCGATTACCCGCTTAATATTTATAATCTGTATACCATTCAGTTTTTGGCGGCGCAACAGGTAGCCAGTCTGACCCTTTCCCCCGAACTGACCTTTTCCCAGGTGGAAAGACTGGCCGGCAGCAGTCCTGTCGAGCTGGAATGCCTGGTACATGGCTATTTGACGTTAATGGTGTCTGAATACTGTGCGGTAGGCAGTTTTTTGGGCCAGCTTCACACAGGCACCTGCCAACAAACTTGTCTAAAGGGACAGTACTGGCTGAAAGACCGCAAGGGAGAACGGTTTCCGCTGGCCACCGATCAGTATTGCCGCATGCATGTGTTAAACGGCAAAGAGCTCAGCATGCTGCCCCATATTGACCGGTTTGCCGAAAGCGGTATCAGCCGGTTGCGCATTGAGGGCAAATGGGGGTCTGACGTTCATTTGGCCGAGGTAGTCCGGCTTTATCGCGAATGCCTTGACCTGGGAACGGTGCAGCGCAAACGGGTACAGGAAAAGATTAACGCAGCCGAACATGAAGATATAACGAGAGGCCATTATTTCAGAGGGGTACTGTAACTGGTAGCCGGTGGCCTTAAGCCACGGGCTTAGGCGGATACGGCATAGGTCGGACCTTTCTGTCTTGAGGAGAACGAACAGAGTATGGTTGAAGCTGTATTACACACATTGGAATTTCATAAAATCATTGAGCTTTTGGCTCAACGCACAACCTCATCGCTGGGCCGTGAATTAGCCGAGGCCTTGAAGCCAGTCAGCGAGGTTGAACTGGTACAGGAGCGGATTGACGAAACGCAGGAAGCCCGCGATATCATGGCCGCCGTACCCAATGTTCCGTTGGGCGGCATTCGGGATATCCGTAAGGTGGTTAAGCGGGCGGAACTGGGAGCAGTGCTGGACCCGTCTGAACTGCTCGGCATTGCCAGCATATTGTACGCTGCCCGGCGGATGAAGCATTTTTTTCATGACTTACCGGTAGAGACGCCGCTCTTATCGCATGTAGCGGGTGAAATCGAAGTATTGCGTCCGATTGAGAATGCCATCGAAAATACGCTTACCGAGCAAGGGCAAATCCGGGACGATGCCAGCGTGGAATTAAAGAATATCCGGCGGGAGATCAGAACGGCGCAAAGCCGGGTAAAGGAAAAGCTGGATCAGATTCTGCGGTCCGCCGAATATCAGAAGTATTTTCAGGATGCACTGGTGACTATCCGCTCCGACCGGTATGTCATCCCGATCAAGCAGGAATACCGCCAGTTTTTTCCCGGCATCGTCCATGACCAGTCGGCCAGCGGCGCCACGGTATTTATTGAACCGATGGCGGTGGTCAATCTGAATAACGACATTAAACAAT from Propionispora hippei DSM 15287 includes the following:
- the pheT gene encoding phenylalanine--tRNA ligase subunit beta encodes the protein MRASVKWLKDYIDFKETPEELADLLTMAGVPVATVEYLGKNIEKVVTGKILAIESHPNADKLCICKIDVAAGEILTIVTGAKNVQENDIVPVALVGAELPNGMKIKESKLRGVMSSGMLCSAAELNLDSKLLSAEAKEGIYILPSETPMGVDVRTVLGLDDVVLEFELTANRADCFSILGLVREIAVLTKNSVKKPMLNVKEAAGEKASALFKVDIQEPALCSRFTARVLKNVKVAPSPDWLRHRLQAAGMRSINNVVDVTNFVMLEMGQPMHAYDYNLLARHTLSVRKANPKERLTTLDGVRRELTEDMLVIADAVQAVGLAGVMGGLATEVSANTQNILLEAASFNGVSIRRTSRSLGLRSEASGRFERGVDTANITRALDRAAQLLEDMGACQVCTGIVDQYPQVVLPKQVVFTAGQINARLGTDIAKKDMLEILKRLEFELDAPGSADAVTVTVPTWRSDITRAADISEEIARIYGYDRIPSTTPHGNMVRGGQSYLQTIADKVKTTLSGSGFSEIVAFSFTHPGTLDKLNIPADSTLRKTIAIVNPITDDFPLLRTTLLGSMLETVARNLSRKNEDLHLYELGAVYLPETLPPTAGSLPQEPLMLCGALVGNRQEMTWNVKKEPVDFYDAKGAVEVLLDSMGIENYTIQAGEHPSFHPGKTAIVVKDDTVLGTIGEVHPQVLDGFDINRKVYAFELNVAAIADKAELLNKYRSLPKFPAINRDIAVVLPAEIPVDEVYRTISDTAGALLTGLKLFDVYTGEQVAAGLRSLAFSLTFRSAEKTLTDEEVEGPYKKVIAALENTLQAKIRS
- a CDS encoding cell division protein ZapA; protein product: MNDKKCKVTVEIFGESYPLKGDANMEHIIRTAALVDERMRKVARTNARLSPAKIAVLAALNLADEFIRLETDYQELLELLDKK
- a CDS encoding DUF421 domain-containing protein — protein: MFGLGEAASLGELGRVFLHIILFCTAALIVVRIMGNRTVGQLSPFDFVIMVGIGDIIVSAAMDKTQTLLTGVEALLALLLLQQVLSYLSLKSTRLRTWFEGTPVTLIKDGKIIKENFANTYFNYDDLRQELHRQGMDITDLKDIKTGRLESCGVFSVIKNPEAEPVCRRDFDDYIASMFDNPLSPMGAQMVKLEKLVEDVSYIREYLQQPPGRYDAPDSQQPLTEKEIH
- a CDS encoding metalloenzyme is translated as MKVLLVFVDGIGLGENRSDKNPFVAYPVPLLQTLFGGSPTLSLGPVLSEHACLIPTDATLGVAGLPQSATGQTALFTGVNAPAVMGMHVHAFPGPKLTEIIARHGIMKRLASHGYRVTSANMYTPDYMTLVASRKRRHAATTLTILTAGQPLRSLEDLLTGRAIYQDITNEALIQAGWPDVVPLAPRLAGHRLVELADTQDFTMFEYFQTDLCGHKQDWVRAAQIMNILQKFLAGIYEALTPDMLLVLTSDHGNFEDLSTKRHTLQPVPTVLIGRQCVRLARNIHSLADITPAIISALETDRGR
- a CDS encoding DUF3656 domain-containing U32 family peptidase — translated: MNFLELLAPVGSYPALVAAVESGADAVYLAGKSFGARAYADNFGEEELAAAVRFAHLRGVLVYITVNTLVDTAELEELAVYLQLLDRLQVDAIIVQDLGVAALARRLIPCVPLHASTQMTIHNLAGVEYLAELGFSRAVLARELSLEEISHICQHSPIEIEVFVHGALCISYSGQCLMSSMIGGRSGNRGRCAQPCRLPYTLVDRDGNNVLADADAGEYLLSPKDFNTLDDMPDLMDAGVTSFKIEGRMKRPEYVAVVVDIYRRRMQSYLEGNPDASVAALQHKNLAQIFNRDFTTAYLHKKTGREMMSHRRPNNRGVRIGRVLAYDLVDKSVRLKLDEELHVDDIIEFWVKVGGRVNTTVTAIHQEGSEVAAAPAGAEVTVAVPSPVKAGDRVFKIFDARLMEYARRFFTGAAPVRRIPVKVVVEVAQGRPLVVHMQDSEGFTGQAATQFIAETARNRPLTAETVAKQIERLGTTVFAFKQLECRIDGSVMVPLSEINDARRRAVEALEEARLARFSRPTAPVSAHFPEPAGVKPLTGKKPELVVQVDTLEKIKTALRQGADRIMFGGETLNHQALSSEDYRRAVDLVRSAGKKIVLSTPRLAKEWQIPKLRQELALFESLAPDAVAVANLGVLYLAREQVSLPLHGDYPLNIYNLYTIQFLAAQQVASLTLSPELTFSQVERLAGSSPVELECLVHGYLTLMVSEYCAVGSFLGQLHTGTCQQTCLKGQYWLKDRKGERFPLATDQYCRMHVLNGKELSMLPHIDRFAESGISRLRIEGKWGSDVHLAEVVRLYRECLDLGTVQRKRVQEKINAAEHEDITRGHYFRGVL